A region of Paenibacillus sp. JNUCC-31 DNA encodes the following proteins:
- a CDS encoding ABC transporter substrate-binding protein, whose amino-acid sequence MSKQRKSFSLVLALLMAVTVVLSACGGSKEASESGGAGEDAVELIWYTIGTPQKDVNKVMEEVSKYTKEKINATVTMKMVDWGDYPQKMQVNVASGEPMDILFTSSGGFDYVQNARKGAFLELDDLLAKHGQDLTKTIDPAFLSGSKVDGHNYGIPANKELPQQEVWRFNKTLLDKYKMDISNVRTLDSLEPLLKTIKENEPSVTPFGMDKNFVPYVPYDYVIQNLPMAVKLDTTDYKIVNILETPEMKEALTTMHKYYKAGYVSPEAATTGSTNDLTTSGNWFLDRAQTQPLADNQWSASYGYPVVSTPASDAIITNTSVQGSIMAISANSEYPEKAMEFLNLLNTDPVLRNMVDSGIEGVHYKKVDDTHMENLAESKNYDMPSYSLGNNMLLYLNNNDPDNKWDEFKKFNAEGVNSPILSFNFDSSNVSSELTAVQNVKEQYWAALMTGTLDPETNLEQVIEKFNQAGLEKVMAEAQTQLDAWRAANK is encoded by the coding sequence ATGAGTAAACAAAGAAAAAGTTTTTCTCTCGTTCTAGCACTTTTGATGGCGGTTACAGTTGTTCTTAGTGCCTGTGGAGGAAGCAAGGAAGCTTCAGAATCAGGGGGAGCAGGCGAAGACGCTGTCGAGCTGATCTGGTACACCATCGGTACCCCTCAGAAAGATGTCAATAAAGTGATGGAAGAAGTCAGCAAGTACACCAAGGAAAAAATCAATGCCACGGTAACGATGAAAATGGTTGACTGGGGTGACTATCCGCAAAAGATGCAAGTTAATGTAGCATCTGGCGAGCCAATGGACATCCTGTTCACCTCATCCGGCGGATTTGACTATGTTCAAAATGCAAGAAAGGGTGCATTCCTGGAGCTGGATGACTTGCTCGCGAAACACGGTCAGGATCTCACCAAAACCATTGATCCTGCATTCCTGAGCGGTTCCAAGGTAGACGGACACAACTACGGTATTCCGGCCAACAAGGAGCTGCCTCAACAAGAGGTATGGCGTTTCAACAAAACGCTGCTTGATAAATACAAAATGGACATCTCCAATGTTCGTACGTTAGACAGTCTGGAGCCTTTGCTCAAAACAATCAAGGAAAATGAGCCAAGTGTGACTCCGTTTGGAATGGATAAAAACTTTGTTCCTTATGTTCCTTATGACTATGTCATTCAGAATTTGCCAATGGCAGTCAAACTGGATACCACGGATTATAAAATTGTGAACATTCTGGAGACTCCGGAAATGAAAGAAGCACTCACAACGATGCACAAATACTACAAAGCTGGTTATGTATCGCCAGAGGCAGCAACAACAGGATCTACCAATGACCTGACTACATCAGGCAACTGGTTCCTGGATCGTGCACAGACACAACCACTCGCGGACAACCAATGGTCGGCAAGTTACGGATATCCGGTGGTTTCCACACCAGCGAGTGATGCGATCATCACCAACACGTCTGTACAAGGTTCGATCATGGCCATTTCGGCCAACTCTGAATATCCGGAAAAAGCAATGGAGTTCCTGAACCTGCTGAATACAGATCCAGTGCTGCGCAATATGGTCGATTCAGGTATTGAGGGCGTTCACTACAAAAAAGTGGATGATACGCACATGGAAAATCTGGCTGAATCCAAGAACTACGATATGCCTTCGTACTCTCTCGGTAACAACATGTTATTGTATCTGAACAACAATGACCCGGATAACAAATGGGATGAGTTCAAGAAGTTTAATGCAGAGGGTGTAAATTCCCCAATTTTGAGCTTTAACTTTGATTCAAGTAACGTGTCCTCGGAACTGACAGCAGTGCAGAATGTCAAAGAGCAATACTGGGCCGCATTGATGACAGGTACGCTGGACCCGGAGACCAATTTGGAGCAAGTGATTGAGAAGTTCAATCAAGCCGGACTTGAAAAAGTGATGGCTGAAGCCCAAACCCAGCTTGATGCCTGGAGAGCGGCAAATAAGTAA